Genomic segment of Pseudomonas iranensis:
CCGCAGCCGGCGCAGGGGCCGGTTCTGCCGCCGGTGTCGGCACCAATGGCGCAGGCGCCGGAGCGGGCGTCACCTTCGGCTCAGGCACGCCGAGGTCGGTTTTCGGTTTTTCTTCGATATGCGCCGCTTTCTTCGCATCGGCGGGCAGGAACTGCTCCACCAGAGTGAAGAAGCGCTCGTAGAACTTCTGCGCCGTGACCGTCTCGCTGGCGACCTTGACCATCGAATCATCCGAGGAGCCGATCGGCATCGACACCGAGCCCAACACACCAACCCCGAGGCTGGCGGAATTGTTGGTCTTCTTCAACGCATAACGATCCTGCAGGGCGTTGGCGAACACCGTCGCATGATGCCCGGCGCTGCCATCTTCGGCGCAGACCACGTTGAAGCTGATCTCGAGATGGGTCTCGCCGGTCTGCTGGAAGCTCTTGTGCCCGCTGACGAGTTTCGGATCACTGCTGGTAATGATGTAGCCCTGACTGAGCAACGCGCGCCGGGCCGCTTCGCAACTGGCGGTGTCGGTTACCGGATAATTGCGCGAAAAGGTGCCGGAGTCATCGAAGTTCTCATGCTCATAGATCGGCTTGTCCTTCGAACAACCGGCCACCGCAGTCAACA
This window contains:
- a CDS encoding DUF2242 domain-containing protein, whose protein sequence is MLISTPMRVVGLALLLTAVAGCSKDKPIYEHENFDDSGTFSRNYPVTDTASCEAARRALLSQGYIITSSDPKLVSGHKSFQQTGETHLEISFNVVCAEDGSAGHHATVFANALQDRYALKKTNNSASLGVGVLGSVSMPIGSSDDSMVKVASETVTAQKFYERFFTLVEQFLPADAKKAAHIEEKPKTDLGVPEPKVTPAPAPAPLVPTPAAEPAPAPAAEPAPAPAEAAPVSSEPVAPPAESTPITPAPAPVEEPAPASETITPPTNPDIPPPSEPIPAMPASGQ